The window GGTCAGTACTTCGGCGATCTGCTGATCCGACAACTGTTCACGGAAGGCTGGCATGCGATAGGCGTCGGGCACGCCGGCCGCGACCACTCGTTGAGAGCCATTCAGGGTGATGTTGATCGCCGAGGCACTTTCCTTGGCCAGCGCCGAGGTGGCGCCCGCCAGCGGCGGCATCCATTCGGACTGGCCCTTGCCGTCCAGACCATGGCACGAAGCGCAGCGCGTTACGTAGGTATGAGCACCGGGCGAGTCCAGTCGTTCCGCTGCCGAAACCGCTTGATACTGCCAAGGCGCGCCATCTCGTTCGCGATCGCCGGGAAGCGACTTCAGGTAGTGGGCAATCGCGGCCAAGTCATCATCGCTCATGAACTGCGTGGAGTTGTTGAACGCTTCGGTCATCGAGCCGTAGACCACTGCATGTTTATTGCGACCGGTCTTGAGGAACTGCACGACCTCCGGCTCGCTCCAGCGGCCCAGCCCGGTGTTGTGATCGTCACGCAAGCTCGGCGCATACCAGCCATCGAGCAAGGCCCCGGCGAGGTACGGTTTACCGGATTCATCCAGTGCCTTCTCGTTGAACGCCAGACCACGCGGCGTATGGCAACTGCCACAGTGTCCGGCGCCCTGAACGAGGTAAGCGCCACGGTTCCATCGTTCATCCTGCGACGGTTTGGCCACGTAAGACTCGGCGTCGACAAACACGCCGTTCCACAGTGCAATCGGCCAGCGCAGGTTCAGCGGAAACGGAATCGAACTCGGGACATTCGCCTGTTTGACCGGCGCCACGCCCTTCATGAAGAACGCATACAGCGCACGCACGTCATCGTCACTGAGCTTGGCGTAGGACGGGTAGGGCATCGCCGGGTATAACCGGCGACCGTCGGGTGCCACGCCGTGGCGCACCGCTCGGTCGAAGTCCGCGAGGCTGTAGTGGCCAATCCCGGTTTCCGTGTCCGGGGTGATATTGGTCGCATGGATCGCGCCCAGCGGCGTGGCCATTTCCAGTCCTCCGGCGAACGGCGCACCGCCCGGCACGCTGTGACAGGCCACGCAATCGCTGAGCCGGGCGACGTATTCGCCACGCGCTACCAGCGCCGGGTCGATGTCGGCCACGGCGATCTGATGGTTTTCCAGGCGCGAGACAGGCTCGCGGGTGACATACCAGGCCAGCAGGCCTGCCGCGACCAGGCACGGCACTGCCAGCCAGCTTACGGTTCTTGCGAATCGGCTGTTATTCATGGACGCTCCGGCGCTGATCAACTGAAGGTGTGTCGGCTCATGGGCAGGCTGCGCACCCGCTGACCGGTTAGCGTCGCCACCGCGTTGGCGACGGCGGGGGCGACCGCTGGCAACGGCGGTTCACCGATGCCACCCATTTTTTCCCCGCTCTCGACCACACGCACGTGTACCCGTGCCATCCGCGCAGGCGGCAGGATCGGATACAAGTCGTAGTTGCGCGCCCGCGGTTTGCCATCCACCCACACGGCTTCTTCCACCAGGGTTTGCGACAGTCCCAGCGCCACGGCGCCATTGACCTGAGCCTCGACAATCGCCGGGTTGACGATGCTGCCCGGGTCAATCGCTTGCCAGATGTCATGCACCTTGACCTGGCCGTTTTCGATGGACACCTCGGCGATTACCGCAGTCTCTGTACCGAACGGCGAAGCCATGGCCACGCCGCGCGCA of the Pseudomonas sp. Seg1 genome contains:
- a CDS encoding cytochrome c — its product is MNNSRFARTVSWLAVPCLVAAGLLAWYVTREPVSRLENHQIAVADIDPALVARGEYVARLSDCVACHSVPGGAPFAGGLEMATPLGAIHATNITPDTETGIGHYSLADFDRAVRHGVAPDGRRLYPAMPYPSYAKLSDDDVRALYAFFMKGVAPVKQANVPSSIPFPLNLRWPIALWNGVFVDAESYVAKPSQDERWNRGAYLVQGAGHCGSCHTPRGLAFNEKALDESGKPYLAGALLDGWYAPSLRDDHNTGLGRWSEPEVVQFLKTGRNKHAVVYGSMTEAFNNSTQFMSDDDLAAIAHYLKSLPGDRERDGAPWQYQAVSAAERLDSPGAHTYVTRCASCHGLDGKGQSEWMPPLAGATSALAKESASAINITLNGSQRVVAAGVPDAYRMPAFREQLSDQQIAEVLTFMRSTWGNQGSAVDTQTVGELRERTDPASSSPIILQMR